The genomic window CGCCGGCACCTCCACCTTCATGTCCCAGGACGCGGCCGCCGAGCTCGTCGAGGACGAGCTGCCCTACGTCACCTTCACCCTGGGCCGGGAGTCCTTCGGCATCGACCTCAAGCTGGTGGAGGAGATCATCGAGATCCCCACCATCACCAAGGTCCCGGACGCGCCTCCCTACGTCCTGGGCGTCATCTGCCTGCGGGACCAGGTGCTCCCGCTCCTGGACTTCATCCAGCTCCTCCAGGTCGAACCCGCCGAGAACCCCACCGCCGGCGACATGGTCATCCTCCTCAGCTTCGGCGCGGCCAAGCTGGGCATCGTGGTGGACGGCATCCAGGAGATCATCCGGATCCGGGAGGAGGACATCCTCCCGCCCCCCCAGACCCTCAGCGAGCGCGAGAGCCGCGACCTGGAGGGCGTGGTGGTGCGCTCCGACCGCATGGTGAGCCTGCTCAAGGTGCTGGACATCATCACGGGCGAGGACCAGGCCAAGATCGCCGCCATGAGCACCAGCCTCATCCAGGAGACCAAGGAGGACCACGCCGACAGCTTCGAGCTGCCGCTGGTCGTCTTCCGCCTGGGCCCCGAGGCCTACTCCCTGCGCCTCCACGAGGTGCGGGAGATCATCATGGTCAGCAACATCACCCCCGTGCCCCGCGCGCCCTCCTTCATCGAAGGCGTGCTGAACCTCCGGGGCGAGGTCATGCCGGTCATCGACCTGCGCGAGCGCTTCGGACTGGAGCGCCAGGCCGCCACCAACCTGTCCCGCATCGTCATCACCCCCATCGGCGGGGTCTCCACCGGGCTGGTGGTGGATTCCGTGGACGAGGTGAAGTCCGTCGATCAGCGGCGCCTGGAGGAGCCCCCCAAGGTGACCGCCGTGGGCGCCAACACCTTCATCGAGAAGGTGGCCCGCACGGACCAGGGCGTCGTGTTCCTGCTCAACGTCCAACGCCTCCTCACCGATGTGGAGGGCCAGCAGCTGCAGGTCTTCCAGGGAAAGAAAAAAGGCTGAACCATGAGCGAATTCTCCCTGGACGACCCCAGCTTCTATGAAGACTTCCTCGTCGAGGCCGGCGAGCACTTCGAGCTCATCGAGCAGAACTTCCTGACCCTGGAGGAGGCCCCGGGCGACCTGGAGATCCTCAACGCCATCTTCCGGTCCGTGCACACCATCAAGGGGGCCTCGGGCTTCCTGGGCCTGGCCAAGGTCCAGGCGCTGGCCCACATCGGCGAGAACATCCTGGACGACCTGCGCAAGGGCCGCATGAAGGTGAGCCCCGAGGTGATGGAGGTGCTCTTCGAGACCGAGGACACGCTCAAGGTGCTGGTGAACGACGTGGCCGTGAACCTGCGCAAGCAGGGCGCGCCGGCCGATCCCGACACGTCCGGCCTCATCGCCCGCCTCGAGGCCCTCAAGGGCGGCGGGGCCAAGGCCGCGGCCCCGGCCCCCGTGGCAGCCGTATCCGCGGCGGCCAAGGCCCAGGGCCTCCGGGTGCCCCCGGGCCTCGAGGAGATGGACAGCGAGGCCATCCAGGCCGCGGAGGAGGCCCTGGCCCAGGGCGTTCCCGTCATGGCCCTGAAGGTCCGCCTCCTGCCCGAACTCCTGGGCACCCCCTTCAACCCCCTGTCCATGATCTCCATGGTCGACCTGGTCGGCCGCATGATCCACTCGTCCAAGATCATGAAGGACATGGACCTGGACGAGTTCCGTCCCGAGGAGCTGCCTTTCGGCCTCCTCCTTCTGCTCACGCCCGCCGAGACCCCCGAATCCGTGCGCAAGCTCTTCGACGGCGTCAAGTACGTGTCCATCGAGTACTTCGACCTGACCCTGGGCGAGGCGCCCGTGGCCGAGGCGCCCGAGGCCCCCGCCGCCGGCCCCGTGGCCGAGGCCCGCAAGGTCCAGGACAAGCCCCAGGACACCAGCAAGGCCGTGAACGACACCATCCGCGTGAGCCAGGCCAAGCTGGACAACTTCATGAACACCGTGGCCGAGCTGATCATCAGCAAGACCATGATCGCCCATATCGTGGAGCGCCTGGAGGGCGAGGCCCTCACCCCCGGCGCCGACGCGCTGGTCAAGGAGCTGCGCCGCTCCTCGGTCTACCTGGACCAGGTGAGCAAGGAGATCCAGGCCTCGGTGCTGGGCATCCGCATGGTGCCCGTGAAGACCATCTTCACCAAGTTCCCCCGCATGCTCCGCGACCTGGCCAAGGCCTCCGGCAAGAAGATCGAGCTGCAGATGGTGGGCGAGGACACGGAAATCGACAAGAGCCTCATCGAGGAGCTCAGCGATCCCCTCATCCACCTCATCCGCAACAGCGCCGACCACGGCATCGAGATGCCCGACGTGCGCGCGGGTTCGGGCAAGTCCGAGACCGGCACGGTCGTGCTCAGGGCCCGCCACGAAGGCGATTCCGTCCTGGTGGAGATCGAGGACGACGGCAAGGGCATCAACCCCGCCGTGATCCGCTCCAAGGCCGTGGAGAAGGGCATCCTCACGCCCGAGAAGGCCGAGAGCATCACCGACGACGAGGCCATCAACCTCATCTTCCTGCCGGGCTTCTCCACCGCCAAGCAGGTCACCGACATCAGCGGCCGCGGCGTGGGCATGGACGTGGTCAAGTCCAATGTCCGCAAGCTCAACGGCAGCGTCTCCGTCACCAGCTCCGTGGGCCGCGGCTCCATCTTCACCATCAAGCTGCCCCTGACGCTCGCGATCATCGACGCGCTCCTCATGCGCAGCGGCGGCCAGGTCTTCGCGCTCCCGGGCACGGCCGTGGAGGAGACCCTCCTGGTGCCCAAGGAGACCCTCAGCCACCTCACCCGCCGCAAGGCCATCAACCTCCGGGGCGAGGTGCTGGGCGTCACCCGCCTCAGCGACCTGCTGCACTTCAAGCAGAGCTCCGTCGAGCTGCTGGAGGACGAGGAGCTGCCCGTGGTGGTGGTCTCCACCGGCGGCCGGCGCATGGGCGTGATCGTGGACGCCTTCCTCCGCCGCCAGGAGATGGTGATCAAGCCCCTGGCCCCCTACCTCGCCAGCCTCCCGGGCATTTCCGGCGCCAGCATCATGGGCGACGGCGGGGTCGTGCTGATCCTCGACCCGGCCGAGCTCCTCATGCTCGCCGTCCAGGAGGGCCTGTGAGCCTTGCCGCGGCGACCGGGGTCCCCCACGAACCGGCGGCTGGAGCCGTCCGGGAGGGGCAGTACCTCAGTTTCGAGCTGGCCGGCCACACCTACGCCGTGCCCCTGGCCCAGGTGGCGGAGATCACCCCCCACCGGGACCTGAACCAGATCCCCCACATGCCCCGGAGCGTCGAGGGACTGCTGGACCTGCGCGGCCAGTCCATCCCCGTCATCAACCTGCGCCTGCGCATGGGCATGGAGCCGCTGGCTTCCGAGCTCTCGCTCAACATCATCGTCCTGGACATGGGGTCCTCCAGCAACGTGGGCCTCCTGGTGGACCGGGTCGCCTCGGTCGTGGAGGCCACGCGCGAGCAGATGGTGCCCGCCAGCGCCCTCCTGGCCGGGCCCGACGGGGCCTGGGTGCAGGGCTTCATCGTGCAGGAGGAGCGCATCACGGCGCTCCTGGACAGCCGCCTCATCACCACCTTCCACACCTCCCGGTCCCACGGCCTGGGCCTCCACCAGGGCCACGACGTGGAGCAGGCCCTGGACGCCGGCCTGCAGGAGCTCATCGCCGCCGCCCCCTTCCGGGTCGAGTCCGACGCCAGCCGGATCATCCCCCAGATGGAGGAGGCCATCTCCCACACCGAGCAGGAGATGGAGAAGGTGCTGGAGAAGGTCGAGACCATGCTGGCCGACACCGACAAGTGCTTCCAGGGCCTGGTGCGGCTCAAGCAGGAGGCCGGCCTGGGCCACATGAAGGGCCTGGAGGCCGTGCTGGCCCAGGTTGAGGCCCTGGGCACCCGGATGCAGGACGAGGTGTTCGAGCTCATCCAGAAACTGCAGTACCAGGACATCGCCCGCCAGAAGCTGGAGCGCGTCCTGAACCACATCCGCGGCCTCCAGATGATCGTGGGCTCCAAGTTCCGGGACACCGGCCTGAAGGCCTGACTTGGGCGAATGGCCAATCCGCGCCATGATGGAGGGGTATCGCTGGAGCCTGACGTGGACCATCCCCTTACCGAAATCCGCCACCTGAAGCAGCACATCGGCCAGACCGTGACCCTCCGCGGGTGGGTGCGCAACGCCCGGACCAGCAAGACGCGGTTCATCGACCTGCGGGACGGCTCGGGCTTCGTGCAGTGCGTCGTGGGCGCCGCCGAAGCCGATCCGGAGAGCTACGAACTGGCCGGCAGGCTCACCCAGGAGGCCGCCATCGTCCTGGAGGGCCGGGTCCAGCAGCACCCGAAGACCGGCGAGCCCGAGATCCTGGCCACCAAGGTGACGCTCATCGGCGACAGCGTGGACTACCCCATCACCCCCAAGGAGCACGGCACCGCCTTCCTCATGGAGAACCGGCACCTCTGGCTGCGCAGCAAGCGGCAGTGGGCCATCCTCCGCGTGCGCCACACCATCGCCAAGGCCATCCGGGACTTCTTCGACGGCGACGGCTTCACCCTCCTGGACGCCCCCATCCTCACGCCCAGCGCCTGCGAGGGCACCTCGAGCCTGTTCGGCACCCAGTACTTCGACGAGGGCATGGCCTTCCTCTCCCAGTCCGGCCAGCTCTACCAGGAGCCCGGACTCGCCGCCTTCGGCAAGACCTACTGCTTCGGCCCCACCTTCCGCGCCGAGAAGAGCAAGACCCGCCGGCACCTCACCGAGTTCTGGATGGTCGAGCCCGAAGTGGCCTTCGCCCACCTGGAGGACGTGATGGTCCTGGGCGAGCGCATGACCAAGTTCATCCTCCAGCGGGTCCTGGAGGGCCGCCGCGAGGAGCTGGCCATCCTGGAGCGCGACCTGGCCCCCCTGGAGACCGCCCTGTCCACCACCTTCGACCGCATGACCTACACCGACGCCGTGGCCCGGCTCAAGGAGCTGGGCTCGGACATCAACTGGGGCGAGGACTTCGGCAACGACGACGAGACCATCCTCATGAACGCCACGGACCGCCCCCTCTGGGTCCACCGTTTCCCCAAGTCCTTCAAGGCGTTCTACATGGAACCCGATCCCCTGGACCCCAAGCTGGCCCTCGGCGCCGACCTCCTGGCCCCCGAAGGCTACGGCGAGGTCATCGGCGGCGGCGAGCGGGCCTCGAGCCTGCAGTACCTCCTGGACCAGATCGCCCACGAGGGCCTGGACCGCTCGGACTACGAGTGGTACCTGGACGTGCGCAAGTACGGCAGCGTCCCCCACGCCGGCTTCGGCCTGGGCCTGGAGCGGGCCGTGGCGTGGATCTGCAAGCTCCCCCACGTGCGCGAGACGGCGCCCTACCCCCGGATGATGGGCACGATCAGGCCCTGACCCGCGCGCTTCAGCGCCGGTCGCCCTTGAACCGGGTCTCGGTGAGGAACCGCTCGATCTGCCGGCGGTGGCGCAGCACATGCACGATGGCGTGCTCGATGAGCTGCTCCATGTCGTAGATCCGGCCCGAGCGCGCCGTGATGCGGGCGTTCTTCACCACGTCCCCGGAAAGGTCCCACCGGCCCTCGAAGGTCTCGGCCATGGTGAAGGCCATGGTCTGCAGCTCGTGGAGGGCGTCCAGGGGAGTCGCCACCACGTAGTCCGGCAGCACGAAGGGCACGTCCAGGGCTCCCCGGATCCGCTCCGTGTACCCGTAGCCGGACCGCACCACGTGCTCGACCACGGTGCGGATGGAGCGGCAGTCCTCGTCGGCGGTCTCCCGGTCCCGCACCACGTCGTAGTTCACCTGGGTGAGGGGGCCGACGAGCTGGACCAGGTCGCGAACGGCCCGGTCCAGTTCATCCATCATGGCGCCCAAAGGGCCCGGCCTACGGACGATCGGTTTCACGGGAGCCTCCGGATGTCTGGATATCAGAGTTGCATCACCACGCCGGGCAATCCCTGCAAGGCCGCCCTCAGGGGCGCCTCGGCCCGCTCGTGGGGCAGGGTCACCCAGAAGGTGAAGCTGGTATAGGCGCCCTTCCGGTTGGCGGAATGGGCCTGGTCCACGGCGGGCTGGGGGCCCAGGTGCTCCAGGATCAGGGCCGCCATGCGCAGGGGATCCATCTCGGCGCCGCGGCCGATGATCTTCAGGGGCACCCTCTGGGGGAAGTCCTGGGCGGGGCGGGGGCAGCTGTCCATTCCCGGATTATAGCCTCACTTCGCCGCGGGCTTCGGGGCCTCGAAGAAGCCCACCAGCAGGAGGTTGAGTTCCACCTGCTGCTTCAGGCTGATCTTCGCGGCGATGCTGTCGGCCCCCACCCCGAAGGCCAGGCGGTCCAGGGGCACCGTGGCCCGGTACGACCAGGTCTGCTTGCCCGCCCCGTTCATGCCTTCGGAAGCCGTGAAGGGAATGTCCAGCTCCTGGCTCTTGCCGTGCATGGTGAGGGTGCCGCGCACCGTCACCTTGTCCCCTTCCCGGGTCACCTTGCTGGAGGTGAAGGTGATGGCCGGGTACTTCGCCGCGTCGAAGAAGTCCGCTGAGCGCAGGTGGTTGTCCCGGCTGGTGTTGGCCGTATCGACGGAGGCCGTCTCGATGTCCAGCTGGACCTGGGCGTCGGCGGGGCTGGCCGGGGTGCCCTTGATCTGCAGCTTGTACCGGTCGAACCGGCCGGGCACGTCGAACAGGACGGTCTGGGCCTTGAAGCCCAGGACGGTGTGGGTGGTGTCCACCCGGAAGACCTGGGGTTCGGCCGCAAGGAGGCCGGAGGCGAGGGCGAGACCCAGGAGGATGCGGGATGGCATGGTCGACTCCAAGTGG from Geothrix sp. 21YS21S-2 includes these protein-coding regions:
- the asnS gene encoding asparagine--tRNA ligase; this encodes MDHPLTEIRHLKQHIGQTVTLRGWVRNARTSKTRFIDLRDGSGFVQCVVGAAEADPESYELAGRLTQEAAIVLEGRVQQHPKTGEPEILATKVTLIGDSVDYPITPKEHGTAFLMENRHLWLRSKRQWAILRVRHTIAKAIRDFFDGDGFTLLDAPILTPSACEGTSSLFGTQYFDEGMAFLSQSGQLYQEPGLAAFGKTYCFGPTFRAEKSKTRRHLTEFWMVEPEVAFAHLEDVMVLGERMTKFILQRVLEGRREELAILERDLAPLETALSTTFDRMTYTDAVARLKELGSDINWGEDFGNDDETILMNATDRPLWVHRFPKSFKAFYMEPDPLDPKLALGADLLAPEGYGEVIGGGERASSLQYLLDQIAHEGLDRSDYEWYLDVRKYGSVPHAGFGLGLERAVAWICKLPHVRETAPYPRMMGTIRP
- a CDS encoding chemotaxis protein CheW; amino-acid sequence: MATAEVQARQAHEFVPSGQLVTFTLDGVEFGLDIDRVQEITPRTDITPVPGAPSFVLGVVNLRGMIIPVLDSRLRFHLPPKPPTDKTRIIILGLAGQPTGLMVDSVAEVVKLDDFTLRDTPPLVAGVRSEYLAGMVTTGDRLITLINLEKILDSSEFGHREVLADTSAGTSTFMSQDAAAELVEDELPYVTFTLGRESFGIDLKLVEEIIEIPTITKVPDAPPYVLGVICLRDQVLPLLDFIQLLQVEPAENPTAGDMVILLSFGAAKLGIVVDGIQEIIRIREEDILPPPQTLSERESRDLEGVVVRSDRMVSLLKVLDIITGEDQAKIAAMSTSLIQETKEDHADSFELPLVVFRLGPEAYSLRLHEVREIIMVSNITPVPRAPSFIEGVLNLRGEVMPVIDLRERFGLERQAATNLSRIVITPIGGVSTGLVVDSVDEVKSVDQRRLEEPPKVTAVGANTFIEKVARTDQGVVFLLNVQRLLTDVEGQQLQVFQGKKKG
- a CDS encoding chemotaxis protein CheA; amino-acid sequence: MSEFSLDDPSFYEDFLVEAGEHFELIEQNFLTLEEAPGDLEILNAIFRSVHTIKGASGFLGLAKVQALAHIGENILDDLRKGRMKVSPEVMEVLFETEDTLKVLVNDVAVNLRKQGAPADPDTSGLIARLEALKGGGAKAAAPAPVAAVSAAAKAQGLRVPPGLEEMDSEAIQAAEEALAQGVPVMALKVRLLPELLGTPFNPLSMISMVDLVGRMIHSSKIMKDMDLDEFRPEELPFGLLLLLTPAETPESVRKLFDGVKYVSIEYFDLTLGEAPVAEAPEAPAAGPVAEARKVQDKPQDTSKAVNDTIRVSQAKLDNFMNTVAELIISKTMIAHIVERLEGEALTPGADALVKELRRSSVYLDQVSKEIQASVLGIRMVPVKTIFTKFPRMLRDLAKASGKKIELQMVGEDTEIDKSLIEELSDPLIHLIRNSADHGIEMPDVRAGSGKSETGTVVLRARHEGDSVLVEIEDDGKGINPAVIRSKAVEKGILTPEKAESITDDEAINLIFLPGFSTAKQVTDISGRGVGMDVVKSNVRKLNGSVSVTSSVGRGSIFTIKLPLTLAIIDALLMRSGGQVFALPGTAVEETLLVPKETLSHLTRRKAINLRGEVLGVTRLSDLLHFKQSSVELLEDEELPVVVVSTGGRRMGVIVDAFLRRQEMVIKPLAPYLASLPGISGASIMGDGGVVLILDPAELLMLAVQEGL
- a CDS encoding DUF493 family protein, with the protein product MDSCPRPAQDFPQRVPLKIIGRGAEMDPLRMAALILEHLGPQPAVDQAHSANRKGAYTSFTFWVTLPHERAEAPLRAALQGLPGVVMQL
- a CDS encoding chemotaxis protein CheW, which codes for MSLAAATGVPHEPAAGAVREGQYLSFELAGHTYAVPLAQVAEITPHRDLNQIPHMPRSVEGLLDLRGQSIPVINLRLRMGMEPLASELSLNIIVLDMGSSSNVGLLVDRVASVVEATREQMVPASALLAGPDGAWVQGFIVQEERITALLDSRLITTFHTSRSHGLGLHQGHDVEQALDAGLQELIAAAPFRVESDASRIIPQMEEAISHTEQEMEKVLEKVETMLADTDKCFQGLVRLKQEAGLGHMKGLEAVLAQVEALGTRMQDEVFELIQKLQYQDIARQKLERVLNHIRGLQMIVGSKFRDTGLKA
- a CDS encoding YceI family protein; amino-acid sequence: MPSRILLGLALASGLLAAEPQVFRVDTTHTVLGFKAQTVLFDVPGRFDRYKLQIKGTPASPADAQVQLDIETASVDTANTSRDNHLRSADFFDAAKYPAITFTSSKVTREGDKVTVRGTLTMHGKSQELDIPFTASEGMNGAGKQTWSYRATVPLDRLAFGVGADSIAAKISLKQQVELNLLLVGFFEAPKPAAK
- a CDS encoding DinB family protein, with amino-acid sequence MKPIVRRPGPLGAMMDELDRAVRDLVQLVGPLTQVNYDVVRDRETADEDCRSIRTVVEHVVRSGYGYTERIRGALDVPFVLPDYVVATPLDALHELQTMAFTMAETFEGRWDLSGDVVKNARITARSGRIYDMEQLIEHAIVHVLRHRRQIERFLTETRFKGDRR